The genomic interval agagttacaaatatcattatattattatttgatttttgattgagtacattataaattcatacaatacaatagttacagttttaaagatattgaattgatttctgtgaatatgtttgaatatgatttcTCTGTCTACTGGATTGCAGTAGAAGGTTGCTTGGAAccacatgtttaacttgatattgattacattgtgttagttacagtcttggaagtcttctcatgttaaattcacactcaatatgcagactgtatgctgactgtatgcttatcagctctagctataaataatgactgtgactaaagattcttagactaggtgctaattaattacagtcttatagaagtaagaaagtaaggtactgtatgttggatgagagatagatatgattggtcagtgagatgtgtgggtgtgacttggttTTAGGGATGAAAGGGTTTCAATAGAGTGACAAGTTAGTTTATGAAGGAAGGAAGTAGAGGTCAGTAAGAGAAAAGTTAGAAAGTCAGTTACAAGTTAGAGAGACAGTCGGAAATAGGAGGATGGAATTTATTAAATAAGATCTGATAAAAATTTAATAGAATTAAGAAGGAATGCTAAAGAATGTAATATAGGAAGATGgaatttgttgaaaattatgtgaactataaatgaataaaagagtaaACGCAGCAAGCGAGTTGTGTTATGCCATTAATAACAAGGGCATAGATTTCCCCCGGTCCGGTTACACTAGTGCTCTAAAGAAACAATACAACACCTATTCTTTGAATGTAGAAAATTTCAACCATTGTAATCACTTTCCCCAAAACTTAAGCAAaaggaatattgacataaatttcCTTTATcatgttcaaaaatattataaatgaaatgatcCGCATTGTGCATCAAATTGCGCTTAACCACAACTAACTGGATTCACACATtaaaaatggcaacattatataatgtaatttcTTCTCTTTCTCACTTCAGCCATACAAAACCACATACCCGGTAAAGCATCACACACCAAGACCATGGTTACCCACCAATTTAACATACATTCAGGTACATTTACACAACATGACTTAaaactacacattttttatttttcagaggtGTATGTAAAgacatatagtggatattttgcCTGCAAGATAAATGCTCAAAAGTAATGTGCATCATTGGTCtattcaaaacaatgttgcaaaccagTAAATGACAAAATGCAGGCATACTGGACAAACTTTAATAGCATAAGATTAACAAAATGGTTGTGGGATGTCACTAATATGAACCTAATATCAATTATTGTGGGTCATCAAAGGAAGATATAATGAAAttgttactgaaaaaaaaatatgaccttATTCTTAAACTAAAATATCTGTCTCTGTAGGAAGAGTGTAAAGATTAGTAAATATCAGATTTAACTATGTTTGCAAATGGATTTTACTGCAGTAGAACaaaatggaacaaaataaaacaattaaaaacgagGGCTGCCGGAGGACAGCGCTGGTCAACTTTTCCGAAATATTTGTCACATATTTGCTCAGATCACATGttaattttcaatatgttcaagtTATTACAGAGTATAATCTCAGATTACACTTACTTTTCAGTACATTGAAGTTTTGTAATTTAAACTTTTGTAATGAAAAACTAacattgacaaatacaaataacattttccCAAAGTTATTTGTGATATATAAAAACTTGACCACAGCAAATGCAGTGGTGGGTACAATAGCTctcattttctttgaaaagttgAGCTAAACAACACCTAGGGAaagtcaaacaaatattgaaattgaatgtcCTATTTCTTCTACAGACTCGGTATAAATCCTATTTACAACATGTATAGACagttaatatgtataaaatatatctccATTTACCAATACACACACATGACATGAACTTTAGAACAAGATGCCTGTCGAGCACAGTGTCAATAAAGCAAAGTTGGTATCCTGTTTGCACACAGacacaattaataattaaaaaaacctgacaaaaaccaacaagaaatatttgtttaaaaaaagtgtcaatgcataagggagatacagaccggacaaggtgtataatgctaatttttgacctttgaactcttatatcgacttgagcgactatatctgaggcaatcagaagcctgtttatgaaaacaacgagccaatgaacaccaggctttctaaCAGACACATGCGCGTACACCCGCGTGTTGGACCATGTGGcttttttgtgtagtgggactgtcaaactcgcagaacccatgcaacggatttatatttgacgatatttgaagtgtgaccttgacctttgagctagagacctggatctttcgtgatgcacaccggctcatggtgttttaacaattatgcaaagttatttttttaaaagtgtcagtgcataagggagatacataccggacaaggtgtataatgttaatttttgacctttgaactcttatatcgacttgagcgactatatctgaggcaatcagaagcctgtttatgaaaacgacgagccaatgaacaccaaGCTTTCTAATCGACGTATGTGAGTACACCCGCGTGTTGGACATGTGGCTTTTTCTGTAGTGGGACTTTCAAACTTGCAGAACCCATACAACAgatttatatttgacgatatttgaagtgtgaccttgacctttgagctagagacctggatctttcgtgttgcacaccggctcatggtgttgaacaattatgccaagttatttttaaaaaagtgtcaatgcataagggagatacagaccggacaaggtgtataatgctaatttttgacctttgaactcttatatcgacttgagcgactatatctgaggcaatcagaagcctgtttatgaaaacgacgagccaatgaacaccaggctttctaatcgCCGCATTAACGTACACCCGCGTGTTGGaccatgtgtttttttttgtgtagtgggactgtCAAACTCACAGAACCCATACAACGGATCtatatttgacgatatttgaagtgtgaccttgacctttgagctagagacctggatctttcgtgttgcacaccggctcatggtgttgaacaattatgccaagttatttaaaaactaagtgtcaatgcataagggcGATACATTCTGGACAAGCAATCCTGACCTAAAACCTAAACCAACATATATACAGACACGCAAGTGCAATTGTGGCAACTATATCGAGCTCAATCCCAGCGGCATGACAAAAATTATTCCAATCATACTGGTAAACATTCCCATCAGAAAAAACTAATTGTCAgtgttttattcaactgcctcgtccttttaaaatattacaaaccagTAACTGTATAGCAAAAAAACATGCTTAGGGTGTGTGCAAATGTATTTTGAACTAAcaatttcaaactaaaaatgtctaGACAACTCTTACAAAGTTTCCTCAAGATTTGTCAAACTTgatattatcttgaaaaaaaatggatcaaaaatgtgtcttcaagcatatttacaattatttttgtaaatttttgcaCACATTCTAGCTTTTGGACCCACATGGCCCAGATTCCATATTGGTCTTGccaaaacattttcttcaagtttggaCCATACATATGGCAGCTTAAGTTACATATTATAAGCAACTTTTGGAAAGGACACacaatctcttttttttaaataacaaaagttgtgaATCTAAGAAAAACCACAGGAGAAAAAAGAATCTATTTGGAAAAATGTTTCTTCCTAAGTAGTGACAAATAGAGCTTGCTTCTAAAATTCATTTGTGACCTTATGTtcataacatgtgttttaattatataccttaaactttacttaaattatttgtaaactgaaatcaggtatataagaaaataaataaggtaCATTCCAAAAGCATCGATGAAGCAAAAAGGAAAATATTGTATCTAAGCTTTTGTATTAGCATTTTTAACGTTTGATAATATACCAGATTCTTTTCCACCTTTAGACATATACAAAGTAAAGTttcaattcaacaaataaaatgcatacaCAAAAATTACCACTTGCATACAAACATCACCCATATTTGCCAAGTCACTGTTGCATGAACTTTTCAATGTCCCTCGAAGGTATTCTTATAATGTTCCATCCAAGTACCGGtagtaaacaacatgtttttattttttcttatgattCATTGCACTAATTTTCTTAATTATCTTGTCGATTGACCTTTTCCATatttgcccagttttcttacGACTTTTCTGTTTGGCATCTTCAACCTGCTGTTTCCGCGGACAAATTCCACTTTTTAGATATTCACTAAAGTAAGTTTTTATTTCCTCCGTTTCTACCTCTGTGAATTTCTGACGTTTGCAGCCTTTTTTGgggggcttcctttttctctttcCCTCAAATTCCTCTTCATCCCCATTTGATATAGTGTGGTCATCTTCGTCCATGCTTCTGAAAAAGTTACCaagaatattattcaaatagaagcaagcaacactaattcaaaacttattacaaaatgtatagtCCTTATTTCTGACAACACACACTACAGTGGCGATAATTTAATCAAAAGGACACCGAGGATTCTGCTATTTTGGTCTTCTCAGATGAGCTTGTTCAGCATAAATTTCCAAAACATTACCAAAACGCAACCTATTGTCTAATAGACAAGATTCACATCAAATATCTAAGCCCTAGTTCTTGCTCTATCAGAAAATGAGTTTTCTCTATGCTCACAATGAGCATTTTGTAATCAGGTGCGCTGAAAAGTAGTACTTAGATCTTAGAAAGCCATTCGAAAAAGTAAGAAAAGTAAAAACACTGGAAAGCGCAACTCAGCTAAAAAACATTGATCTCCAATTGGGATATTAAAGTacattgtttcaattttttttaatttaacttaccCATAGCCATCTGGGGCATCAAGACTTGTGTGCTCAGCATCGACTTCTGCTTGACCTTCAAGACTTGTGTGCTCAGCATCGACTTCTGCTTGACCTTCAAGACTTGTGTGCTAAGCATCCACTTCTGCTTGACATTCAAGACTTGTGTGCTCAGCATCGACTTCTGCTTGACCTTCAAGACTTGTGTGCTCAGCATCGACTTCTGCTTGACTTTCTGCTCTATTTTCATTACAACATGTCTCTGGACCAGATGTTAAAATGTCTGAAAACATTCATCAACTGTTTACAATGTGTACTATTAACAATAAATGCACCTACATATTTATTGGATTTTCATCAATTTCATAATCAAGCATCTGCCATGTACAATAAAACAACAGTCTACATTATAGCAGGGCCACTATGGGTTGAAAAGGGATATAGATATACAGCctgcaaatttaataatttgattggCTGATAAGGTAGGTCCAAACAATaatatagatttcagcaagaaaCTCCGGGAAatgccattttgttttaagacaGTCTGAATCTATTCTAGTATTAAATAAGAAAGTAAATGTGAAatgttatacatacatgtagatatttaaataacatcattaataagtaagtgtttgATATTGGCCCTGTTATTTGTCCTCGGGTCAGTCTTATTGACCCTCTGCCTTGGGCGAATACAACTGCCCTCGGAAAAATAACAGTTGAGACCAATATCAAATCACTTAATCATCAACAAATAGTCAAAATCAGTGCtaagaaaatgtatatatatatatatatattagatataagacatttatgaaagaaaaatatacacatacatgtgttgtcctagaaaaacattaacattttgcatTTAACTGCTAAATCTGGTACTTACAAAACTTTTATTATTCAATCAttatattaaatagttaaatGTGCTTTTAGTTTATCATTTTTATACCATTAGAACACTGAatctaatttaattataattgattaaaacaagatcACCGCATAacggtgccaacgctcggctgcgaatgcagtattgaataaatgaaagcttgtcagattttaatttttttgaaggtcacagtgaccttgacctttgaccttgtgacccaaaaatgggtgtggcatgtaaaactcagcaaggtgcatctaaatatgaagttttaaagttgtaggtgaaagcactttgataaTAGAGCAAATTGTCATGGTTTTAGCACCAGGCGGACGGTAGACAGCAGACGCCGAACAACGAGTGGCTGTGACAATaacttgggttttctccgaaaacagcagagctaaaaatcaTCAAAAATACCTTCAAAAAGAATGCTCCCAATTTCATCAAGGCTCTTTCCTACAAACTTTTCTGTAAGGTCCATGTCTTGCATCAGCAATACTTTGCTGATTTTGACTCTTTCAATGAAGCCAGACATTTGCCTGTAGTGGTCAAAGCGCACTCTCGTTGTATGACCCAGGTGGCTACACAGCCATTGTAGCTTGTTTGGTTTCAAGTTTATCACctgaaaataatattatgatCAGAAATTGCAATCATCAATCATTGTTTAATGAACTGCACTTTGGTTCTCATTACTTTTTGGGCTGATAGGAAGGCTTGTTATTGTGTAATTCATTTAATATGGGAAGATGAAAAGTCATTCTGGCTTAAAAGAAAAGTTCCTGCATTCATAAGTCTAAGAAATTGTGTAttgtgcttaaaaaaataaaataaacaaaagatgtgtttgtcagaaacacgatgacccctattgcgccgctttgaggccatatatttgacatttgacctggaaggatgaccttgacctttcatcactcaaaatgtgcagctctatgagatacacatgcatgccaaatattaagttgccatcttcaatatttcacaagatatgaccaaggttaaagtttcaacgacgctttgaagccatatatttgatcaagttgttatcttcaatattacaaaagttattcattattgcaaaagtttaaccaaggttaaagttttcaacagaatgacagacagacaggcgaaaaacaatatacccccgatcctTCGATTCGAGCATAATAATCCACTGTTAAATTTAAATGAGTTCCAAACCCACAAAGTACAAGATATAATCTTTATCTGGCTCAATGTTGCAGTTGTTTCCTAAGGTTCACCTCCTGACTGACTGTGTGTGATGTATCTTGACGTTCTGATGAGcaaacctcttgactggctgtagGGGATGTATCTTTATGTGCTGATGGCCAAAACTCTTGACTAGCtgtgggtgatgtatcttgacctgcCGATGAGcaaacctcttgactggctgtgggTAATGTATCTTGACGTTCTGATGGCCAAACCTCTTGACTGACTGTGGGTGATGTTTCTTTACGTGCTGAAGACCgaacctcttgactggctgtgggTGATGAATCTTGACCTCCTGATGAGCACACCTCTTGACCAGCTGTGGGCGATGTATCTTGACCTGATGATGAGCACACCTATTTACTGGCtgtgggtgatgtatcttgacctaCATTCTGATTTGAAGggataaaattattaacaaaaaataataaaatgccagcgTTTCGGTCTTTGATGTCCAGACTaatgaattataaaatcaaaaacacagaaAAGGTGAAAATAATCACATACACAAACATTATGCCTATAGGTAAAGCCAAAATTGTTATTATGATTgtacacacattttgaattgaaatCAAAGAAAAATGAATAGTTTAAAAACGTGTTACTTTGCAGTAAATGTTgtggattttcaatttattttagtcagtttgtaatactgaacatcaTTTAAGAAGGCCTCCAAGTTCTTTGGTTGTTTCTGTAAAGCCACTGAAAGGATTACtttatatttttgattatatGACTTTTTGTGTCATTAATAGGCATGATTTGTGTATATAAACTACATCACTAGTGTATTTTTTATCCCTATTGCTAATGGGTCTTTAATAACAATCTTgcaactgtcatgtccataacttgtgtgactataaTGTCCAaaagttgtgtgacttaactgTCCATAACCTTAGTGACTGCCAAGTCCATAAATTGTGAGACTTTAATgtcaataatctaagtaactgtcatgtccataacttgtgtgactgtcatgtctgtaagttgtgtgacttaattgtccataacataagtgactgtcatgtccataaattgcgtgactttaataataataataatctaatTAACATGGaaagtccataacttgtgtgactgtcatgtccataagttgtgtgacttatttgtccataacataagtgactgtcatgtccataaattgcgtgactttaatttttaaactatgaaactgtcatgtcgataacttgtgtgactttaacgtccataataTAAGTGACTCTCGtgtccataaattgtgtaactttaatattaataaaataagtaactgacatgtccctaacttgtgtgactgtaatgtccgtaagttgtgtgactaaattgtccataacctaagtggctgtcatgtccataaattgtgtgactttaactttattaaactatgtaactggcatgtccataatTTGTGTGACCTTAACGTCCatcacctaagtgactgtcatgtacATAAattgtgactttaatgttaaaaatctaagtaactgtaatgaccgtaagttgtgtcactgtaatgtccataagttgtgtgactgaattgtccataacctatgtgactgtcatgtccataaattgtgtgactttaatgttaataatctaagtaactgtaatgaccgtaagttgtgtcactgtaatgtccgtaagttgtgtgacttaattgtccataacctatgtgactgtcatgtccataaattgtgtgactttaatgttaataatctaagtaactgtaatgaccgtaagttgtgtcattgtaatgtccgtaagttgtgtgacttaattgtccataacctaagggactgtcatgtcaataaattgtgtgactttaatattaataaacttagtaactgacatgtcccttacttgtgtgactgtaatgtctgtaagttgtgtgacttaattgtccataacctaagtggctgtcatgtccataaagtgtaggactttaattttattaaactatgtaactggcatgtccataatttgtgttactttaacgtccataacctaagtgactgtcatgtccataaattgtgtgactttaatgttaataatctaagtaactgtaatgaccgtaagttgtgtcactgtaatgtccgtaagttgtgtgacttaattgtccataacctaaggggctgtcatgtccataaattgtgtgactttaatattaataaacttagtaACTGATATGTccctaacttgtgtgactgtaatgtctgtaagttgtgtgacttacttgtccataacctaagtggctgtcatgaccataaa from Dreissena polymorpha isolate Duluth1 chromosome 1, UMN_Dpol_1.0, whole genome shotgun sequence carries:
- the LOC127871984 gene encoding uncharacterized protein LOC127871984, with translation MSGFIERVKISKVLLMQDMDLTEKFVGKSLDEIGSILFEDILTSGPETCCNENRAESQAEVDAEHTSLEGQAEVDAEHTSLEGQAEVDAEHTSLDAPDGYGSMDEDDHTISNGDEEEFEGKRKRKPPKKGCKRQKFTEVETEEIKTYFSEYLKSGICPRKQQVEDAKQKSRKKTGQIWKRSIDKIIKKISAMNHKKK